The following coding sequences lie in one Cyanobacteria bacterium GSL.Bin1 genomic window:
- a CDS encoding RNA-binding protein translates to MSIYVGNLDYSVTQDDLSEVFAEYGTVKRVHLPTDRETGRMRGFGFVEMSSETEESNAISELDGAEWMGRELKVNPARPRENKGSFGGGRRNRRF, encoded by the coding sequence ATGTCAATTTATGTCGGTAATCTCGACTACTCCGTAACTCAAGACGACTTAAGCGAAGTTTTTGCAGAATACGGCACAGTTAAGCGCGTCCATCTCCCTACTGACCGTGAGACAGGTCGGATGAGAGGATTTGGTTTTGTTGAAATGTCATCGGAAACTGAAGAATCGAATGCGATTTCTGAACTAGATGGTGCAGAATGGATGGGTCGTGAACTCAAAGTAAACCCCGCTCGTCCCCGCGAAAATAAAGGCTCATTTGGCGGCGGTCGCAGAAACAGACGTTTCTAA
- a CDS encoding AMP-binding protein, producing the protein MNEIKPSFPWLMQQLKACRIQEGFSLTDSEALVQQSQQIYSQIPQGAKILIKGRNDHQFLSSFLASIGKSCPIFLGNQQWQFQEWQQVFAIVNPNVIIEENRLEQISSSPLEIKSKGNMMIPTGGSSGTIRFVKHNWETLSASVTGFCRYFEQETVNCFCVLPLYHVSGLMQFMRTFLTGGNLILYSYQRLEKAWQNQDLVTLRQLQNIARNNYFLSLVPTQLQRLLNYGAGNWLSQFKAVLLGGAPPWTSLLAKARHYQVPLALTYGMTETASQVVTLQPNDFLAGNNSVGQVLPHAKIIIQGELGEELAPEKLGTITIKTNALGLGYYPDCDWKREQWITDDLGYFDRAGYLHIIGRKSRKIITGGENVFPDEVEAAILSTGLVTDVYVMGLEDQIWGEVVSAIYVSQKETATSSEIKAQLKQALSSYKIPKKWFRVTKIQRNDQGKINKEIIKKLLIDHKNSN; encoded by the coding sequence ATGAATGAAATCAAACCGTCCTTTCCATGGTTAATGCAGCAACTCAAGGCTTGTCGAATTCAAGAAGGATTTTCTCTGACTGATTCGGAAGCATTAGTGCAACAGAGCCAACAAATTTATTCACAAATTCCACAAGGAGCAAAGATTCTTATAAAGGGAAGGAATGATCATCAATTTTTATCTAGTTTTTTAGCCAGTATCGGGAAAAGTTGTCCAATTTTTTTAGGGAATCAGCAATGGCAATTTCAAGAATGGCAGCAAGTTTTTGCTATCGTCAACCCGAATGTAATTATTGAAGAAAATCGTTTAGAACAAATCTCTTCCTCCCCTTTGGAGATCAAGTCTAAGGGAAACATGATGATTCCTACTGGTGGCTCATCAGGAACGATCCGTTTTGTCAAACATAATTGGGAAACCTTAAGCGCATCAGTTACAGGATTTTGTCGTTATTTTGAACAAGAAACAGTGAATTGTTTTTGTGTTCTTCCTCTGTACCATGTTAGTGGATTAATGCAATTTATGCGAACCTTTCTTACAGGAGGAAATTTAATTTTATATTCCTATCAGAGGCTAGAAAAAGCTTGGCAAAATCAAGACTTAGTAACTCTACGCCAACTACAAAATATCGCGCGAAATAACTATTTTCTCTCATTAGTTCCTACGCAACTGCAACGGCTACTCAATTATGGGGCAGGCAACTGGTTATCTCAATTTAAAGCGGTTCTTCTTGGTGGTGCGCCCCCTTGGACAAGTCTTTTAGCAAAGGCGAGACACTATCAAGTTCCCCTTGCTTTAACCTATGGCATGACGGAAACAGCATCACAAGTTGTCACTTTACAGCCCAATGATTTTTTAGCAGGAAATAACAGTGTGGGTCAAGTCTTACCCCATGCAAAAATTATAATTCAAGGAGAATTAGGAGAAGAACTAGCTCCAGAAAAATTAGGAACAATTACGATTAAAACGAACGCTTTAGGATTAGGATATTATCCTGATTGCGATTGGAAACGAGAGCAATGGATTACTGATGATCTGGGTTATTTTGATCGAGCCGGCTATCTTCATATTATCGGTCGTAAAAGCCGAAAAATTATCACTGGTGGAGAGAATGTCTTTCCTGATGAAGTGGAAGCAGCGATTTTATCGACCGGTTTAGTTACAGATGTTTATGTGATGGGTTTAGAAGATCAAATTTGGGGAGAAGTTGTAAGTGCAATTTATGTTTCGCAAAAAGAAACAGCAACTAGCAGCGAAATTAAAGCACAATTAAAACAAGCACTCAGCTCTTACAAAATTCCTAAAAAATGGTTTAGAGTGACTAAAATTCAGCGTAATGATCAAGGAAAAATCAATAAAGAAATCATAAAAAAACTATTGATTGATCATAAAAATAGTAATTAA
- a CDS encoding cation:proton antiporter, translating into MPTEQALLLLILLVGLILVVAILLKSGLQRLGLPALMGYIGLGLLLHSADKTWQLFSAGDREVLAFLADLGIICLLFRVGLESDLSKLISQLRRASIIWIGNVFVSGLLGLVTAQVLLQLDLIPSLFVATAMTATSVSVSVAVWREANALNSSNGQLMLDVAEMDDLSAIALMALLFALVPVLHNNPDANWLPILGNAAAIFTIKTLFFAAFCFFFSRYLEQPLTGFFQKLEPAPDPTLMVAGVGFIIAALAGLLGFSVAIGAFFAGLAYSYDPRAVKIDASFATLYELFVPFFFIGIGLSIDLTTVPIALGWGAILLTAAVLGKLIGVAIPVIITDTWNSAALLGLSMVPRAEIMMIIMQRGLHLGAWAVSSHLFSAMVVVSAATTILIPLLLRCLLQRWPQTEMGSSL; encoded by the coding sequence ATGCCAACCGAGCAAGCATTATTGCTACTCATTTTGCTAGTTGGTCTGATTCTAGTGGTTGCTATCCTACTGAAATCAGGGTTGCAACGTCTTGGATTGCCTGCTCTGATGGGCTATATTGGCTTAGGATTACTCCTCCACAGTGCTGATAAAACTTGGCAACTCTTTTCAGCCGGCGATCGCGAAGTATTAGCTTTTCTTGCTGACTTGGGAATTATCTGCTTGTTATTTCGCGTTGGGCTTGAAAGTGACCTTTCTAAACTGATTAGTCAACTGCGTCGTGCCAGTATTATCTGGATTGGCAATGTTTTCGTGAGCGGTCTGCTTGGATTGGTCACTGCTCAAGTGTTACTGCAACTGGACCTGATTCCCAGCTTATTCGTAGCGACAGCGATGACCGCAACGAGCGTCAGCGTTTCAGTTGCCGTGTGGCGAGAAGCCAATGCTCTGAACTCAAGTAACGGTCAACTGATGCTCGATGTGGCGGAAATGGATGATCTTTCCGCGATCGCGCTTATGGCATTACTCTTTGCCCTCGTCCCGGTTTTACACAATAATCCCGACGCGAATTGGCTGCCTATCTTAGGAAATGCAGCCGCTATTTTTACGATCAAGACCCTCTTTTTCGCTGCCTTCTGCTTCTTTTTTTCCCGCTATCTTGAACAGCCCCTGACTGGGTTTTTTCAGAAATTAGAACCTGCTCCCGATCCCACCTTGATGGTTGCGGGAGTAGGGTTTATCATTGCTGCTTTAGCTGGATTATTGGGATTTTCGGTTGCCATTGGCGCGTTCTTTGCCGGATTGGCGTATAGTTACGATCCTCGCGCCGTCAAAATTGACGCTTCCTTTGCCACCCTTTACGAGTTATTTGTCCCCTTCTTTTTTATTGGCATTGGTTTAAGCATCGATCTCACCACTGTCCCCATCGCTCTCGGCTGGGGAGCTATTTTGCTCACCGCTGCGGTCTTAGGTAAACTGATTGGCGTAGCAATTCCGGTTATTATAACTGACACTTGGAATAGTGCGGCGCTACTCGGACTCAGTATGGTGCCTCGTGCCGAAATTATGATGATTATTATGCAACGTGGCTTACATTTGGGAGCCTGGGCAGTCTCATCTCACCTCTTTTCGGCCATGGTTGTGGTCTCTGCGGCAACGACAATTTTAATCCCTCTTCTGCTGCGCTGTTTGCTTCAACGTTGGCCACAGACTGAAATGGGTTCCTCCTTGTAG
- a CDS encoding YbhB/YbcL family Raf kinase inhibitor-like protein produces MKITSPAFAHNESIPKKYTCQGEDINPPLTLSDIPQGTVSLTLIHDDPDAPMGTWDHWLIWNIKPVAEIKENSVPGTQGKNSWGKSCYGGPCPPSGTHRYFFKLYALDCELALSEGANKSDLEAAMANHILAQAELMGLYCKS; encoded by the coding sequence ATGAAAATAACAAGTCCCGCTTTTGCACACAATGAGAGCATTCCCAAAAAATACACCTGTCAAGGCGAAGATATCAACCCCCCTTTAACCCTTAGCGACATCCCGCAAGGAACGGTCTCCTTAACCTTAATCCATGATGATCCGGATGCACCGATGGGAACTTGGGATCACTGGCTGATTTGGAATATTAAGCCGGTAGCAGAAATCAAAGAAAACTCTGTTCCTGGGACACAAGGTAAAAATAGTTGGGGAAAGAGTTGCTATGGCGGTCCTTGCCCACCCAGTGGCACCCATCGCTACTTTTTCAAACTCTACGCCCTCGATTGCGAACTTGCTTTATCAGAAGGTGCAAACAAATCAGACTTAGAAGCAGCAATGGCAAACCATATCCTTGCGCAAGCAGAACTCATGGGCTTATATTGCAAATCCTAA
- a CDS encoding DUF697 domain-containing protein — translation MPSPRLLLLILSISVVLALMIWLVSAIYQLYIQIAFTAPILANLLLLLLMAVITVLIGAVIYYIQGGFNFKGKKKKKKPRPQVKAPAEKNEAAQANLQAVRQQVQQIQDEVAQQALLEKSEALAANFDRQAFQVVIFGTVSAGKTSLVNALMGRVVGEVSAPMGTTQAGETYSLQLSGIEQQILVTDTPGILEAGVMGTEREQLARELATAADLLLFVVDNDLRQSEYDPLSVLAEIGKRSLLIFNKTDLYTDEDQEVILEKLRSRTQDYIFPHDVICIAANPTPFHTDNGDTVQPEPDIMPLIKRLAAVLRAEGADLIADNILLQSQRLGEEARRLIDQQRRRQADKVIERYQWVGAGVIAVTPLPVVDMLGTAAVNAQMVVEIGKIYGCDINYDRGRELALSLGRTLVSLGVVKGVVQMVSTALQMSVAAYVVGKAIQGVSAAYLTRIAGKSFIEYFRQDQDWGDGGMTEVVKRQFQLNRRDEFVKSFLGEAFEKVVQPLMAEEEEDESEEESNDKRSRYSYDDDWSDPPQPNLEKW, via the coding sequence ATGCCCTCACCCCGTCTGCTCCTCTTAATTTTAAGTATTAGTGTTGTTTTGGCACTGATGATTTGGTTGGTGAGTGCAATTTACCAACTTTATATCCAGATTGCCTTTACTGCCCCGATTCTCGCCAATTTATTACTGCTATTGCTCATGGCAGTGATTACCGTTTTAATTGGTGCCGTTATCTACTACATTCAGGGTGGGTTTAATTTCAAAGGGAAAAAAAAGAAGAAAAAACCGCGTCCTCAGGTCAAAGCCCCAGCGGAAAAAAATGAAGCCGCACAAGCTAACTTACAAGCAGTGCGTCAACAAGTCCAACAAATTCAAGATGAGGTTGCACAGCAAGCCCTTTTAGAAAAATCAGAAGCCCTCGCCGCGAACTTTGACCGTCAAGCCTTTCAGGTCGTCATTTTTGGAACGGTATCTGCGGGAAAAACCTCCCTTGTCAATGCCCTTATGGGTCGTGTAGTCGGAGAAGTGAGTGCGCCCATGGGAACCACGCAAGCGGGGGAAACTTATAGCTTGCAGTTATCAGGAATTGAACAGCAGATTTTAGTCACCGATACACCCGGTATTTTGGAAGCAGGGGTGATGGGAACGGAACGAGAACAATTAGCCCGTGAATTAGCCACCGCAGCCGATTTACTTCTATTTGTGGTCGATAATGATTTGCGTCAGTCTGAATACGATCCGCTATCGGTGCTAGCCGAAATTGGGAAACGATCGCTGCTGATTTTTAATAAGACCGATCTCTATACGGATGAGGATCAAGAAGTCATTCTAGAAAAGCTGCGATCGCGCACGCAAGACTATATTTTTCCCCATGATGTCATCTGTATCGCCGCTAACCCGACGCCCTTTCATACGGATAATGGGGATACTGTCCAACCGGAACCGGACATTATGCCCTTAATCAAACGCCTTGCCGCGGTTCTTCGGGCAGAAGGGGCAGACTTAATTGCCGATAATATCCTCCTGCAATCGCAACGCCTTGGGGAAGAAGCCCGTCGCCTCATTGACCAACAACGCCGTCGTCAAGCCGACAAAGTGATTGAACGGTACCAATGGGTGGGCGCAGGGGTCATTGCCGTTACCCCTTTACCCGTGGTGGATATGTTAGGCACAGCAGCAGTGAATGCGCAAATGGTGGTTGAAATTGGCAAGATTTATGGTTGTGACATTAACTATGATCGCGGTCGCGAACTCGCCCTCTCTCTGGGCAGAACGCTGGTTAGTTTAGGCGTGGTCAAAGGAGTGGTGCAAATGGTTTCTACTGCCCTGCAAATGAGTGTTGCGGCTTATGTGGTTGGGAAAGCGATTCAAGGGGTGAGTGCTGCTTATTTAACCCGGATTGCCGGCAAGAGTTTCATTGAATATTTCCGTCAAGATCAAGATTGGGGAGACGGTGGGATGACCGAAGTGGTGAAGCGTCAATTTCAGCTGAACCGTCGCGACGAATTTGTAAAATCCTTTCTAGGAGAAGCCTTTGAAAAAGTCGTGCAACCCTTAATGGCAGAAGAGGAAGAAGACGAGAGTGAAGAGGAAAGCAATGATAAAAGATCTCGTTATTCTTATGATGATGACTGGTCTGACCCCCCACAACCTAATTTAGAAAAATGGTAA
- a CDS encoding Rieske 2Fe-2S domain-containing protein encodes MKHGLESNSQTFFPANLYTDPELIPLETRNIFRKNWLYLGDIEQLFNENNLFVTEIADASILLIKKTPTTVQAYYNVCPHRAALLCPKPGKQSKEKLICPYHAWVYDLDGHLRGTPAKDRFPEDFSFADYPLKSIRCEQWEGFIFICFDEAVPPLSEFLGEIPNTIQGYRQPGTKQLVQHTYKVACNWKVYHDNTLCDYHVPIVHRETLNQIQGSVRYYEHYFNEYVNLLYTPTTEQWRSEHPILDTIPSQKARDGFFTYGIFPNLHFLALPDGVLAWIRIDPLRVNTCQVHLEIYGIPNVSPPAEQLSQAFTTFMKEDMAVTEMVQKGYASGGYEPGIANQLEDRILHQQALIQRFLFGD; translated from the coding sequence ATGAAGCACGGTTTAGAATCGAATTCGCAAACATTTTTTCCAGCAAATTTATACACAGATCCAGAGTTAATCCCCTTAGAAACAAGAAATATTTTCCGTAAAAACTGGCTTTATCTTGGCGATATTGAGCAGTTATTTAATGAGAATAATCTCTTTGTCACTGAAATTGCTGATGCGAGTATTTTACTGATTAAAAAAACTCCGACAACCGTTCAAGCTTACTACAATGTTTGTCCCCATCGGGCTGCTCTTTTATGCCCCAAACCCGGAAAGCAATCTAAAGAAAAGCTCATTTGTCCTTATCATGCTTGGGTGTATGATTTAGACGGTCATTTAAGGGGAACTCCAGCAAAAGATCGGTTTCCGGAAGACTTCTCTTTCGCCGATTATCCCTTAAAGTCAATTCGTTGCGAGCAATGGGAAGGATTTATTTTCATTTGCTTCGATGAAGCAGTACCCCCATTGTCAGAATTTTTAGGGGAGATTCCAAACACAATTCAAGGGTATCGACAACCCGGAACCAAACAACTGGTTCAGCACACTTATAAAGTCGCTTGCAACTGGAAAGTTTATCACGACAATACCCTGTGTGATTACCATGTTCCCATTGTCCATCGCGAGACCTTAAACCAAATCCAAGGATCTGTCCGTTACTATGAACATTATTTCAACGAGTATGTCAATTTACTCTACACGCCAACAACTGAACAATGGCGCAGTGAGCATCCCATTCTAGACACAATTCCCTCCCAGAAAGCCCGTGATGGCTTCTTCACTTATGGTATTTTTCCTAACCTACATTTCTTAGCCTTGCCTGATGGAGTTTTGGCTTGGATCCGGATTGATCCCTTGAGGGTTAATACCTGTCAAGTACACTTAGAAATTTATGGAATTCCCAACGTTAGTCCTCCAGCAGAACAGCTATCGCAAGCTTTCACCACCTTTATGAAAGAGGATATGGCAGTCACTGAAATGGTGCAAAAAGGGTACGCTAGTGGCGGTTATGAACCGGGAATTGCCAATCAACTCGAAGACCGAATTTTGCATCAACAAGCCTTAATCCAAAGATTTTTGTTTGGCGATTAA
- a CDS encoding ATP-binding cassette domain-containing protein: protein MHLEVTHLYKEFPAKKGNFLALEDINLHVETGEFVCAVGASGSGKSTLLRLIAGLDYPTSGEITVDHVPIIGPGRDRGMIFQRYTLYPWLNVAKNVEFGLKLQGIPRSERQERTAYYLNVVGLTQFKNALPKALSGGMKQRVAIARALACEPKILLMDEPFGALDVQTKETMQQFLLDLWQRTGTTILMITHDVEEAVFLGQRIYVLTARPGTIQKEIQINLPRNEYGSRSYHVKALSEFQNYREKITQLLRNHSVEQEVMVG from the coding sequence ATGCACTTAGAAGTAACACATCTCTATAAAGAGTTTCCCGCCAAAAAAGGTAATTTTCTAGCGCTTGAAGATATTAATTTGCACGTTGAAACGGGAGAATTTGTTTGTGCCGTTGGCGCTTCCGGTTCTGGCAAATCAACGCTATTAAGGTTAATTGCCGGGCTAGATTATCCCACTTCCGGAGAAATTACGGTGGATCACGTCCCGATTATTGGTCCGGGGCGCGATCGCGGTATGATATTTCAACGCTATACCCTTTATCCTTGGCTCAATGTCGCCAAAAATGTTGAGTTTGGACTGAAGCTGCAAGGCATTCCCCGTTCGGAACGTCAAGAACGGACTGCTTACTATCTCAATGTGGTGGGCTTAACTCAGTTTAAAAATGCCCTGCCCAAAGCCCTATCTGGCGGCATGAAACAACGAGTCGCGATCGCGCGCGCCTTAGCCTGTGAACCGAAAATTCTGCTAATGGATGAACCGTTTGGGGCATTAGATGTGCAAACCAAAGAAACCATGCAACAGTTTTTACTCGATCTCTGGCAACGCACCGGCACCACCATTTTAATGATTACCCATGATGTGGAAGAAGCGGTTTTTCTAGGGCAAAGAATCTATGTTTTAACGGCGCGTCCCGGTACAATTCAAAAAGAAATTCAGATTAACTTACCGCGTAATGAATATGGATCGCGCTCTTATCATGTCAAAGCATTATCTGAGTTTCAAAACTATCGCGAAAAAATCACACAACTTCTGAGAAATCATAGTGTTGAACAAGAAGTGATGGTCGGATGA
- a CDS encoding ABC transporter permease subunit, with product MSNSLGKKNQAQGLPPTTFWRIAEDIPQPLQWGLMVVSVVIPLSFWWLLATFGGVEDVFLPSPVQVGEAFGRLWEKGYLVKDTIASFLRVVGGFVLAGVIAIPIGIGMGAFASIRSLFEPIIGILRYMPAPAFIPLLILYLGIGEEPKILLIFIGTIFFNVLMIMDAVKFVPKELIETTYTLGGLRWQVLLQVITPYVIPNIIDAFRINIATSWNLVIVAELVAAEQGLGKRILLAQKFLNTDEIFACLIVLGLIGFLIDLSFRGLLRVSCKWAL from the coding sequence ATGTCTAATTCACTAGGAAAAAAGAATCAAGCCCAAGGACTACCGCCAACCACATTTTGGCGCATCGCAGAAGATATTCCCCAACCGTTACAGTGGGGCTTGATGGTGGTTTCCGTGGTGATTCCGCTGTCTTTCTGGTGGTTACTCGCCACGTTTGGCGGAGTGGAAGATGTTTTTCTGCCTAGCCCTGTGCAAGTCGGAGAAGCATTCGGTCGCTTGTGGGAAAAAGGTTATTTGGTTAAAGATACGATTGCCAGTTTCTTGCGAGTGGTTGGCGGTTTTGTCTTAGCCGGTGTCATTGCCATTCCCATTGGCATTGGGATGGGGGCGTTTGCCAGCATTCGGTCATTATTTGAACCGATTATTGGCATTTTACGCTATATGCCAGCGCCCGCATTTATCCCTTTACTGATTCTGTATCTCGGTATTGGGGAAGAACCTAAAATCTTACTCATTTTTATCGGCACTATTTTCTTTAATGTACTGATGATTATGGATGCTGTGAAGTTTGTCCCCAAGGAGTTAATTGAAACGACCTATACCTTAGGGGGGTTACGCTGGCAAGTTTTGTTACAAGTGATTACGCCCTATGTCATTCCGAACATTATTGATGCGTTTCGGATTAATATTGCCACCTCTTGGAATTTAGTGATTGTTGCGGAGTTAGTTGCCGCTGAACAAGGGCTAGGAAAACGCATCTTATTAGCCCAAAAATTTCTGAATACGGATGAGATTTTTGCCTGTTTAATTGTTCTGGGGTTAATTGGCTTTCTGATTGATTTATCATTTCGGGGGTTGTTGCGAGTGTCCTGTAAATGGGCACTCTAA
- a CDS encoding aliphatic sulfonate ABC transporter substrate-binding protein: MKLPKLLIQFGLFCLSLVLVVSCNTGNNSPSTEGREPVVLGYSNWAGWWPWAIAQEEGLFEKNGANVRLQWFDGYLASMEALAAGQLDANCQTLNDTVSFVGDAVNGEVVVLVNDNSAGNDKIIAAEEIQSIPELEGKEVAVEAGVVDDFLLTLALEEEGMSRSDVDIVDLETGAAAAAFAAGKVDAVGAFPPFWLTALKREGSHELISSAAFPGAIPDLLVTSQKLIDERPDQVQALVNTWFDVLAFMADNPERSDEIMAQRADVTTEDLQLFKEGTQMFTLEDNLEAFSDGDNMTHMPYAAQEMADFMVSVDFIPEKPDLSTLFDDSFVKTYAEQQ; the protein is encoded by the coding sequence ATGAAGTTACCAAAATTACTAATACAGTTCGGTTTATTTTGTTTAAGTTTAGTTTTAGTTGTTAGTTGCAATACAGGCAATAATTCGCCGAGTACAGAGGGGAGGGAACCGGTTGTGCTGGGTTATAGTAATTGGGCGGGTTGGTGGCCCTGGGCGATCGCGCAAGAAGAAGGGTTATTTGAAAAAAATGGAGCAAATGTTCGCTTGCAATGGTTTGATGGCTACCTGGCTTCCATGGAAGCCCTAGCAGCGGGACAACTCGATGCCAACTGTCAAACCTTAAACGATACGGTTTCTTTTGTTGGCGATGCAGTCAACGGTGAAGTGGTCGTCCTCGTGAATGATAATTCCGCTGGGAATGACAAAATTATTGCTGCCGAAGAAATTCAATCGATTCCTGAGTTAGAAGGAAAAGAGGTTGCGGTTGAAGCCGGTGTCGTTGATGATTTTCTCCTCACCTTGGCGTTAGAAGAAGAGGGGATGTCCCGTAGTGATGTTGATATTGTTGACTTAGAAACGGGTGCTGCGGCGGCAGCGTTTGCTGCGGGAAAAGTGGATGCGGTCGGTGCCTTTCCCCCGTTTTGGTTGACGGCGCTAAAGCGAGAAGGGAGTCATGAGTTAATTAGTTCGGCTGCGTTTCCCGGTGCCATTCCTGACTTACTCGTCACCAGTCAAAAGCTGATTGATGAACGCCCGGATCAAGTGCAAGCCCTAGTAAATACTTGGTTTGATGTGCTGGCATTTATGGCAGACAATCCCGAACGGTCCGATGAAATTATGGCGCAACGCGCTGATGTCACCACCGAAGACTTACAACTGTTCAAAGAAGGAACCCAAATGTTCACTTTAGAAGACAACTTAGAAGCCTTTAGTGATGGGGATAATATGACCCATATGCCCTATGCTGCCCAAGAAATGGCAGACTTTATGGTCAGTGTTGATTTTATTCCCGAAAAACCGGATTTAAGTACTCTTTTTGATGACAGCTTTGTCAAAACCTATGCTGAACAACAGTAA
- the hypB gene encoding hydrogenase nickel incorporation protein HypB, translated as MHQTFDAALGVNLLHANQTEADHNREHFDAWGITCLNVMSSPGAGKTVLLEKTLSILSSQLKLAVIEGDMTTELDAERLRQYGVPIIAINTGRSCHLDAKMVAGGLHQLQENYHPPEFDLIFVENVGNLVCPAEFEVGEHRKVALLSVTEGEDKPLKYPVMFQEADCLLVTKMDLAPHLEIDLKRIEANVRQMNPNVTIIPVSAKTGEGLNLWLDWVQKQVAEQLIVSH; from the coding sequence ATGCACCAAACCTTTGACGCCGCCTTAGGAGTCAATCTCCTTCACGCCAACCAAACTGAAGCTGACCATAACCGAGAACATTTTGATGCGTGGGGTATCACTTGTCTCAATGTTATGAGTAGTCCCGGCGCTGGAAAAACCGTTTTGTTAGAAAAAACCCTTTCTATTTTGTCCTCCCAACTTAAGCTTGCGGTGATTGAAGGGGATATGACAACCGAATTAGATGCCGAACGACTCCGCCAATACGGGGTTCCGATTATTGCTATTAATACCGGACGGTCTTGTCATCTCGATGCAAAAATGGTGGCCGGTGGCTTGCATCAACTCCAAGAAAATTATCATCCCCCAGAATTTGATCTAATTTTTGTGGAAAATGTGGGCAATTTGGTTTGTCCCGCGGAATTTGAAGTGGGAGAACACAGGAAAGTCGCCTTACTTAGTGTGACAGAAGGAGAAGATAAACCGCTGAAATATCCAGTGATGTTTCAAGAAGCAGACTGTCTTTTAGTTACCAAAATGGACTTAGCCCCTCATTTAGAAATTGACCTGAAACGAATTGAAGCCAATGTCCGACAAATGAACCCCAATGTCACGATAATTCCCGTTTCAGCAAAGACTGGCGAAGGACTGAATCTTTGGTTGGATTGGGTACAAAAACAAGTGGCAGAACAACTTATTGTTAGTCATTAA
- the hypA gene encoding hydrogenase maturation nickel metallochaperone HypA, with protein sequence MHETDMTKALMQTVHEWWQNQPVPPKIQKVHLLVGEFTCVEPVSLQFAFEVQTQNTFLAGVELVIKQSPLIAYCHPCQQEYFPKLGQEYACPSCHSPMEDIRSGRELKIDHIEYTTEESVAIQ encoded by the coding sequence ATGCACGAAACAGATATGACAAAAGCACTCATGCAAACGGTTCATGAGTGGTGGCAAAACCAACCCGTTCCCCCAAAGATTCAGAAAGTTCATCTCCTGGTTGGGGAGTTTACTTGTGTCGAACCTGTCAGTCTGCAATTTGCCTTTGAGGTACAAACTCAAAATACTTTTTTAGCCGGAGTGGAACTTGTTATTAAACAGAGTCCATTGATTGCCTATTGCCATCCTTGTCAACAAGAATATTTTCCGAAATTGGGTCAAGAATATGCTTGTCCGAGTTGTCATTCGCCAATGGAAGACATTCGTTCCGGTAGAGAACTGAAAATTGATCATATCGAGTACACCACAGAAGAATCTGTTGCTATTCAATAA